From the genome of Parabacteroides sp. FAFU027:
TAAAGCTGGTCGCTTTCTCTTTTTCGTACGAAGTTCCTGCCATGATATCCAACGAATGAATACCTTTTAGCTGAGTCTTATAATTGAAATAGCCCTGATATTGCTCTTTCATTACGGTTTTTGCTTCCCTGTTTACATAACTGCTATTCGGACTTAAATATGAGTAAGGTACATCATCATAATCATACCAGGTCACGATATTCTGATATCCCATATTATTGACATCCCAGGGATTAAAGAATACATTTCCCAATAAATCCAGTCCCTTCAAAAGATGGAATTTAGGTGCAATATTTACTTTGAAGCTATTGACATTGGTAGTTTGCTGACCTCCGAATTTTGCAGCAACAACAGGAGTCATGTTTGATGCCCAACCAAATGGATTACCGCCTTTGGTCAACAAGGGAGAACCGGGAGGGTTACCGGCAATAGCACTGGGTCTTTGCATCGGATACACATTACTTCTCCGGTCAAAAGAAAGATCGGTACCCAGATCAAACCATTTAGCGATTCTTATATCATTGTTGGCCCGGATATTATATCGCTTCGATTGATCATCGCCCCACTTTTCCCGCAAAGGAGATTTATCATCCATCAAACCAACGGAAATATTATACTGGTTCTTTTCCGTACCTCCGGCCACGCTTACACTATGAGAGTTAGACAAAGCATTTCCCCAGGTTTCTTTATTCATATCGATATCCAGAAAACCGATATTGTGTATACTTCCGGCATTCGGTCCCACCAAATAGTTCTGGACAGTTCCCATATAACGGGGATCGTTTGATTTCATCGCCTGAATCGCCCAATAAGGAAATGCACCAATACTTGAGCCGGGAGCGGTTCCATCATTCAGAACTGCCTCTTCGATAGAAGAAGCCCACTGCTGCATATTCATAAATGATTGTTGCATGCTCGGGGTCTTCAGGGCAACATTTCCCTTATAACTGACTGTTGTCTTTTGATTCTTACCTCGTTTGGTCGTTACCAAAACCACACCACCGGCAGAACGGGATCCATAAATAGCTGCGGCTGCATCTTTCAGGATTGAAATATTGTCAATATCGTCAGGATTGACATCGGCAATACTACCCGGGATTCCATCAATCAATACCAATGTTCCGGGATCATTTACCGAAGCCTGACCACGGATCTTAAAGCTCCAGTCCTCACGTCCGGGAGCTGAACTTTGACGGGTAACCACCATTCCCGGCACTTGCCCCTGAATAGCTGCTACCGGATTCGATATAACCCCGCGATCGCTGAAAGTCTTCTCTCCTAAAGTAGAAACGGCACCGGCCAGAGTTACCTTCTTCTGCGTACCGTAACCTACGACCACCACCTCATCCATCACTTTGGTATCTTCGGCCAATTTTACACTCAATGTACGGGCATTGCCGACTGCCTGTGTTTTTGGGAGATACCCAATATACGAAAAGACCAATGTAGCATTCGGAACCGGTACCTGAAGACTATATTTACCATTGATGTCGGTAATCGTTCCCTTGGTCGTTCCTTTAACAGACACATTTACACCTACCAGCGGTTCGCCTTTGGCATCGGTAACAGTACCGGTTACAATTTGTCCTTGTTGCTGGGTCACCTGCTGATTGGCAACTCCACTTTCTCCGGCATACATTGTCTGTACCGAAGAGAACAACATCAAACAAAGTAAACCGGACGTAGCCGCTTTACCCACATACCGTCTGAAATGCAACGGTTGATTAAAAGATTTACTTTTCATGCAGTAAAAATTTAATAGTTAACAAAAAACACATTTAGATAAACCTGAATCATTCTTTCCTGCCTTTCAATTCTTTGATTTTCCATAAGAAGAGAATTATAAATTGAGTGAAACATGGTATTTACTTCAATTATAGTTCGGATGAGGTAGCGTTTTTACCCAAAGCAAAATACATGTTCTAGAGCAGAAGAAGGCTATAAATTCGTATATGGGAAATGCGTTGTATCGCATTTTAACTAAGAAGGCCGGTAGTCGATTTACAGAGCAATGGAGAATTTTAGGGAGAAATCTCTGAAAAATGCGAGGACGGCACGCAGAAATGTTATAGAAGCACGCCGAAACGCGAGAGAAGCATGCAGAAATGCGAGAGCGGCGTGCGGAAATGCGAGAGCGGCATGCAGAAATGCGAGGGAGGCATGCAGAAATACGAGAGCGGCATGCAGAAATGCGAGAGCGGCAGGCAGAAATGCGAGGGAGGCACACAGAAATGCGAGGGAGGCAGGCAGAAATGCGAGAGTGGCATGCAGAAATGCAAGAGAGGCAGGCAGAAATGCGAGAGCGGCAGGCAGAAATGCGAGGGAGGCACACAGAAATGCGAGAGAGGCAACTACTCCCAACCCGGATTTTGTTTGAGTCGCGTAATGCGTACTTCGACAGAAGGAATAGGTCGTAAATAATGCTTTGGGAGAAATGTCCGGTTTTCGGCTGGTTCCACGATATAATAACCATCGGCATTCAACTTACCGGATGTCACGGGGGGAATGTACATGCTTTTGTCGGGAAAAGTGTCGGTTTGGGCAAATGGTGTTCCCGTAATCCGGGCACCCAGTATCGCCTGGGACATTTCGGTTTCAGCAGTTTTCCATCTGCGCAGGTCATCGTAACGGAAACCTTCACAATAAAGCTCAACGGTACGCTCCCGGCGAATCTCTTCGCGCATATCCAGATGATGGTCATTTACCAGCGAATTAGTCAGATGCGCCATCCCTACCCTGTCCCGCAATAAGTTGATGGAGGCATTCAAATTCTCATCAGAAATGTTGCCATTCAATTCATACTGAGCCTCAGCATAGTTCAGCAAAACTTCCGCATACCGGATAATGGAGCAATCCTGAGATTCGTAATAGAGAGCCACATTTCTTTCGGTTATAAATTTCAACGAGCTGAAACCCGTCATGGTAACTTGCCCGATACTGGGATTGGTAATCAACGCTGTACTCAAGTCAAGAGAGTCTCCTGTCCAGTTGACTCTCCCCTGAACACCATATTTCCAGTATTTTACTCCCGGAACTTTTAGGGACTGAATCATCCTTGGATCACGGTTTGCAAATTGTGAACACCAGGAGGAATCCCCCTGAAAAAAAGGGGATATCGAAACCGGAAGTCCATCACGGCATAAATAAAGATTCAACAACTTCTGGTCAGGCGAAAATGCGCTAGTAACCAAAGCATGGCTTAAGTTATAATTCATAATCCGCAATTTATCATCATACCGGTTCGCCAGGACATACTCTTTATTGGCGCTTTTAGTGATACCAACCGGATTGGATTGGGGATTCTCCAGAATAAAAAGATAGCGATAACTGGTATTTATCGTCTCCCCAGTAATTCGTGAATCTGACAAACGCTCATCATAGAAAAGCTGGTATTCCTTGCTCTCCATCACCTGTCTGGCATAATCAACGGCAATGGTGAGCATCTCCTGAGCCCTCTGTGGGTTTCCTCTAAACTTTTGCCAGGTACCTTCAAACAGGGCAATCCGGGCTAATAAGGATTGTGCCGCCCCTTTTGAAATACGACCTTTATCGGTTTGGGCTATCTGCGATTCAAGCGGCAAGCGATCAACTGCCTTTTTCAAATCGTCAATCATAAAATCGACATATCTTGTCCATGGCGCTTGCGTGGCATACAGCAATGTATCATTCAATCCGACTACCCGATCCACAATCGGCATCGCGCCATAATTCTGAAACAATAACCAATTGATATAGGCTCTGAAAAAGAAGGCCTCACCCTCCAACGATTTAATCTCACCGGGATATGGATAAGCTTGTGCCTTTTGCAGAAACACATTGATCGCACGGATACGGGTCCATTGAGTATCCCAGTTTGCAGCATCCGACTGAGGAATGGTATAGGTTGAATTACTGATATTATTGGTTGACCCCGTTAATAAATCGGCACACAAATCTCTGTTTATGATCTGTTCAAAAGTATTCAGATATGGATAAAATGCATTAGCTGCCAGCTTGAAATCAGAAGCAGATCCCCAGAACTCATTATCGGTTATGGTATCCTCCACTTCCAAATCCAATGCTCTATTGCAACCAGCCAAAATGATCAGGAACACCAGTAATAAAATATGATTCAGCTTTCTTTCCATTGTTCAGAATTTAAATTCCAACCCACAGGTGACAGTCCGGCAAAACGGATAACGACTTTTACCGGATGGATTACGTACGCTCTCGGGATCATAACCATCCTTGATGGATTGAATCTCAAAAATATCCCCTCCGCAAATATAAAACCTCAGAAAACTAATTGTCAGTTTCTTCAATACTGATGGTGAAAAGGAATATCCGACTACGATACTTTTCACCCGTAAATAGGCTGCATTCTCCATTTTCCAGTCAGCGCAGGCGTAATTGTATTCAGCCAAACTGTTATCGGCAGTCAATCGCGGCATCAAATCAGAACCCAACCGGTTATAAATTGTACTGTATGTTTTTCCATAGTAGCTATCCAGTTGCCCCAGCCACCAACGATACATTGCGCCACGCTGGCTTGTCTCCCGGTAAATCGTACGTTTTCCGACGCCTTGCAGATAAAGTTGAAAATCAAACGAATTCCAGTTTAATGTTGTCGTAATGGAAAAAGGAAAGCGAACAGCATCCGTTCCGAGAAAAGTAGCATCGTATGTATCTATTTTACCATCAGGTTTACCTTCTGCTCCACTGATATCTTTAAACATAATATCTCCGATGCGAATATTTGACGGTATAATGCCTCCTTTTAACGCCATTGCCTTGTAAGATTTCAATTGCTCTTCCGTCTCGATAAGCCCTGCTCTCTGATAACCAAAATAGGAATTTAACGGATATCCTTCGCGAGCAGCATTCAGGCCAATCGTATATGTATCCGCTCCCCCGAGATTTAGCAACTTATTCTGATTATCACTGATAGCTAAGTTTATGGTATATTGCAGGGATTGTACCTTATCGCGCCAGTTCAGGCTTGCCTCCCAGCCACGAGTCCTAAGTTGGCCATTGTTTGTCTTGGGAGGTATTGCTCCCAACATTTTGGGATAGACTACATCAATCAACATATTCCGGTTATACTTCTGAAAGAGGTCAAAGTAGACCGAAAAGCGCTGTCTGAAAGCAGTAATATCAAGTCCTACATTACTATGTTCCACTACTTCCCAGGTTCGGTTAGGACTTACCATCCGGGATTGGAAAGCCGTTTGAGCCAACGTGGCATCGGAACCAAAAACAGGATTGCCGCTGTTTACCACTCCACTTGGCGTAACAATGGTGATTAATTGCGCATAATCATAGAGATTAATCCCACTCTGATTCCCCATCGTCCCCCACGAAGCCCTTAACTTAAGATCGTCCAGCCATTCCCGGTTTTTCAAAAATGACTCCTGTGAAATACGCCATCCCCCGGATACGCTGCCAAATGATTTCCATCGGGAACTGGTGATAAAACGGGACGAACCATCGTAACGGCCATTCAGTTCAAGCATATACTTATTGAAAAGGCTGTAATTCAGACGGGCAAAACCGGAAGAAAGCCCCCAGGCCGTTTTACCTTCATCGTTTGCAATACCGGTTGTCCCCAGATTAAGCGTATAGGCATTCTCCGAAAGCAATGATTGCCGCGATGCTGAAAACCAGTTATCTGAACTTTGCTCGGCTGAACCGCCGAACATGGCAGTTAATGTCTGATCACCGGGAAGTGTAGGAGAATAATCAAAATAACCACTGAAATTATAATAAAAATTCGTAGCGTAATATCTACTAATACTATTCTGAGATGGATCCGTCCGGCGATAATTCCCCACATAATCATACCATTTGATGGAATTGCGGGTTTCCCTCCGGTCGGTTACTCCGTAATTGGCCGCTGCCATACCTGTAAAAGAGAGGTTCTTTATGATATTCCAGATTGTTTTTATCCGCGAATTAAAGCGATTATTCAAATCGTTCCGCACCCCTCCGAGTTCGGCTATCCAGTTCGGTGTTTCCTGCCCCCCCCAGGCATAAGGCTTTCCGGTCAAAGTCGATGTAGGGAAACCCGGTTGCGCCATATCGATATTAAAGTTGAGCGATGGGTGCTTGGTGTATTGTCCGTCAAACGCCAACAACGGCTCGATGGTCAACCGGTCATTCACAATGAAGGTACTTTTCATCCGTATATTTACCCGGTCATTTCCATCTGCCCCCCACTGAAGCGGACTCCCGTCACTCAAAAAACCCACATCCAACAAATATTTCACCCTGGAAGAACGACCTGACACACCCAGATTATGAGAAGTTGAGAAAGCATTTCCATACAGCACTTTTCGCCAATCCTGATCGGTGAAAACATAATCGACATAATCCGCTCCCGATATAGCCGGAACCCACCCTGCTGAAGGCCTCAATGCCGGATCTTTAAACATGGCTATGACAGCCGGCGTATATAACGGCACTGTTTTCCCATCATTTAAATAGGCCTCTTCAAAAGTTTCCATATATCGCTGCATATTCATCAGCTTAGGCATCAGTCCGGGAATTTTTAACTGGGCATTCCCTTTGTATTTGAAAACAGGACGTGAAGACTCTCCGGTTCTGGTTGTTACAAGAATTACCCCTCCTGCGGCACGCGCTCCGTAAACGGATGCCGATGCATCCTTCAGGACGGAGATAGTCAGAATGTCATCCGGATTCACTGAAGACAAATCCCCCGGGACATCATCTATAATCACCAGTGGCGTCGTACC
Proteins encoded in this window:
- a CDS encoding SusC/RagA family TonB-linked outer membrane protein; protein product: MLYSRMTGTSFIAYNRCGINRRIIPLLFFLFVSFPLASQNSADSLSFRNASLKEVTRIFHKKEGFNFIYNKSLELIYGKRTIAPFRYSRIEQALDIVLDKTPIRYKRIDNVIVLNLDKSYGGAYDIRTVAGVVVDEKGAPMPSVIVIPRGSPNGTTTNVRGEFKIDVPAAVNSLSFSYIGYEKKELPIGEREPMRVTMTLSSQQMNELVVVGYGAKRRVNMTGAVASTTPDFFSQKGLVTEPLQALQGAVPGLTVTRTSGQPGGEDWQMEIRGATSINGTTPLVIIDDVPGDLSSVNPDDILTISVLKDASASVYGARAAGGVILVTTRTGESSRPVFKYKGNAQLKIPGLMPKLMNMQRYMETFEEAYLNDGKTVPLYTPAVIAMFKDPALRPSAGWVPAISGADYVDYVFTDQDWRKVLYGNAFSTSHNLGVSGRSSRVKYLLDVGFLSDGSPLQWGADGNDRVNIRMKSTFIVNDRLTIEPLLAFDGQYTKHPSLNFNIDMAQPGFPTSTLTGKPYAWGGQETPNWIAELGGVRNDLNNRFNSRIKTIWNIIKNLSFTGMAAANYGVTDRRETRNSIKWYDYVGNYRRTDPSQNSISRYYATNFYYNFSGYFDYSPTLPGDQTLTAMFGGSAEQSSDNWFSASRQSLLSENAYTLNLGTTGIANDEGKTAWGLSSGFARLNYSLFNKYMLELNGRYDGSSRFITSSRWKSFGSVSGGWRISQESFLKNREWLDDLKLRASWGTMGNQSGINLYDYAQLITIVTPSGVVNSGNPVFGSDATLAQTAFQSRMVSPNRTWEVVEHSNVGLDITAFRQRFSVYFDLFQKYNRNMLIDVVYPKMLGAIPPKTNNGQLRTRGWEASLNWRDKVQSLQYTINLAISDNQNKLLNLGGADTYTIGLNAAREGYPLNSYFGYQRAGLIETEEQLKSYKAMALKGGIIPSNIRIGDIMFKDISGAEGKPDGKIDTYDATFLGTDAVRFPFSITTTLNWNSFDFQLYLQGVGKRTIYRETSQRGAMYRWWLGQLDSYYGKTYSTIYNRLGSDLMPRLTADNSLAEYNYACADWKMENAAYLRVKSIVVGYSFSPSVLKKLTISFLRFYICGGDIFEIQSIKDGYDPESVRNPSGKSRYPFCRTVTCGLEFKF
- a CDS encoding RagB/SusD family nutrient uptake outer membrane protein; this encodes MERKLNHILLLVFLIILAGCNRALDLEVEDTITDNEFWGSASDFKLAANAFYPYLNTFEQIINRDLCADLLTGSTNNISNSTYTIPQSDAANWDTQWTRIRAINVFLQKAQAYPYPGEIKSLEGEAFFFRAYINWLLFQNYGAMPIVDRVVGLNDTLLYATQAPWTRYVDFMIDDLKKAVDRLPLESQIAQTDKGRISKGAAQSLLARIALFEGTWQKFRGNPQRAQEMLTIAVDYARQVMESKEYQLFYDERLSDSRITGETINTSYRYLFILENPQSNPVGITKSANKEYVLANRYDDKLRIMNYNLSHALVTSAFSPDQKLLNLYLCRDGLPVSISPFFQGDSSWCSQFANRDPRMIQSLKVPGVKYWKYGVQGRVNWTGDSLDLSTALITNPSIGQVTMTGFSSLKFITERNVALYYESQDCSIIRYAEVLLNYAEAQYELNGNISDENLNASINLLRDRVGMAHLTNSLVNDHHLDMREEIRRERTVELYCEGFRYDDLRRWKTAETEMSQAILGARITGTPFAQTDTFPDKSMYIPPVTSGKLNADGYYIVEPAENRTFLPKHYLRPIPSVEVRITRLKQNPGWE
- a CDS encoding SusC/RagA family TonB-linked outer membrane protein, with product MKSKSFNQPLHFRRYVGKAATSGLLCLMLFSSVQTMYAGESGVANQQVTQQQGQIVTGTVTDAKGEPLVGVNVSVKGTTKGTITDINGKYSLQVPVPNATLVFSYIGYLPKTQAVGNARTLSVKLAEDTKVMDEVVVVGYGTQKKVTLAGAVSTLGEKTFSDRGVISNPVAAIQGQVPGMVVTRQSSAPGREDWSFKIRGQASVNDPGTLVLIDGIPGSIADVNPDDIDNISILKDAAAAIYGSRSAGGVVLVTTKRGKNQKTTVSYKGNVALKTPSMQQSFMNMQQWASSIEEAVLNDGTAPGSSIGAFPYWAIQAMKSNDPRYMGTVQNYLVGPNAGSIHNIGFLDIDMNKETWGNALSNSHSVSVAGGTEKNQYNISVGLMDDKSPLREKWGDDQSKRYNIRANNDIRIAKWFDLGTDLSFDRRSNVYPMQRPSAIAGNPPGSPLLTKGGNPFGWASNMTPVVAAKFGGQQTTNVNSFKVNIAPKFHLLKGLDLLGNVFFNPWDVNNMGYQNIVTWYDYDDVPYSYLSPNSSYVNREAKTVMKEQYQGYFNYKTQLKGIHSLDIMAGTSYEKEKATSFIAEKTGLLVPDLHSLNTGTTYSKATDAITSWAMASYFGRVNYTLKDRYILEALGRYDGSSRFITGKKWAPFYGLSAAWRLSEESFLKKLDIFDNLKIRGSYGTTGNQAGINLYDYIALLNMNTASGNTPNYPLFGSVAAPTLGQTITEKNMVSTDRSWEVITTANIGIDFALLKNRLSGSFDYFQKRNDGMLVNVTYPQTLGATAPQTNNGSMSVNGWEASLGWRDRIGKVNYYINANISDSRNKLITMQNATLKTWNARTTYLVNYPINTYWGMASDGLIKDADDLAAYKAIIGSDVISSSLLRIGDMKYKDLDGDGKVTKSDVKNLGDNTPHYSFGVNLGADYKGFDLSMIIQGVGKQTIIRNASAATMLVANTYQNQGTVWYGKNWSDIAEKYPNQQVTYIENDGSTTTTNLLLASVNKDPNAVPKTTNNGTIRTYNYLYSDAWFRKQNGAYARMKNITFGYTLPKTFVKKMSVEKLRVYFSGNDLFEITKTKDGWDPEATAEDPFGGTNGSNAYPFMRTYSFGLDLTF